One stretch of Candidatus Baltobacteraceae bacterium DNA includes these proteins:
- the secE gene encoding preprotein translocase subunit SecE gives MNRPPGRTTANTPRAERMARSREYMQGLISEMRRVTWPTRQEWVSATALTVTLVIVVGLFTSGCDWLFTQLFALLHGGST, from the coding sequence ATGAATCGGCCCCCGGGCCGTACGACCGCAAACACGCCGCGTGCAGAACGCATGGCGCGTAGTCGTGAATATATGCAAGGGCTCATTTCGGAGATGCGCCGGGTCACGTGGCCCACGCGTCAGGAATGGGTGAGCGCGACGGCGTTGACCGTAACGCTCGTCATCGTCGTCGGATTGTTTACGTCCGGTTGCGATTGGCTTTTCACCCAGCTCTTCGCGCTACTGCACGGAGGGTCGACCTAA
- the rpmG gene encoding 50S ribosomal protein L33, which produces MAKKENRVMVTLACTECKRRNYNTFKNKVKTTERLELSKYCRWCRCQRAHREQR; this is translated from the coding sequence GTGGCAAAAAAAGAGAACCGTGTGATGGTCACGCTGGCGTGCACGGAGTGCAAGCGGCGCAACTATAACACTTTCAAGAATAAGGTGAAGACCACCGAACGGTTGGAACTCAGCAAGTATTGCCGCTGGTGCCGGTGTCAGCGCGCGCATCGCGAACAACGATAA
- the rplA gene encoding 50S ribosomal protein L1: protein MAVHHGKKYRNMAESYDATKLYDMSEAAAIVKRNAANRKFNETVELHIRLGVDPKKSDQNVRGTVSLPHGTGQTVRVIAFAKGDKAKEAEAAGADVVGEQDLIDRVKGGFADFDVAVATPDMMGAVGSNLGRILAQKMPNPKSGTVTPNIGAAIRDIKAGKVEYRLDKAAIIHTIVGKANFGEQQLAENVGAILDAVVRAKPSASKGTYLKSITMTSTMGPGVKIDPLKVKTATTT from the coding sequence ATGGCAGTACATCACGGCAAGAAATATCGCAACATGGCCGAGAGCTATGATGCGACGAAGCTGTACGATATGTCCGAGGCCGCGGCGATCGTCAAGCGCAACGCGGCGAACCGAAAGTTCAACGAAACGGTCGAGCTGCACATTCGTCTCGGCGTTGATCCGAAGAAGTCCGATCAAAATGTGCGCGGCACGGTCAGTCTCCCCCATGGAACCGGTCAGACGGTTCGCGTCATCGCATTCGCAAAGGGCGACAAGGCCAAGGAAGCGGAAGCGGCCGGCGCCGACGTGGTCGGCGAGCAAGACCTGATCGATCGCGTCAAGGGCGGCTTTGCCGACTTTGACGTTGCGGTTGCAACGCCCGATATGATGGGCGCCGTCGGCTCGAACCTCGGCCGTATTCTTGCGCAGAAGATGCCGAATCCCAAGAGCGGCACCGTCACACCGAACATCGGCGCAGCGATTCGTGATATTAAAGCCGGCAAAGTCGAATATCGTCTCGATAAAGCCGCTATCATCCACACGATCGTCGGTAAGGCAAACTTCGGTGAGCAACAGCTCGCGGAAAACGTCGGCGCGATTCTCGACGCGGTTGTTCGCGCCAAACCGTCGGCGTCCAAGGGAACCTATCTCAAATCGATCACGATGACGAGCACGATGGGGCCCGGCGTTAAGATCGACCCGCTCAAAGTCAAGACCGCAACGACAACGTAG
- a CDS encoding DUF885 domain-containing protein, with protein MSAAPAQGSADDAYSAFAQQYFARSFARDPIDATSTGVHSYDRLTNDLSAAAFARYNAEDHANLRTLLGIEQQNLSPRTRMDAKALELQIRDNLLQNETMALWRHRPDNYVGEASYGVFALINRDFAPLTTRMRDVIARENAVPLLFARARANLTTVDAASALIGRDDALGLASFFGSDVPKAFASVKDARLQRDFQASTRRASAAATHYAAWLGTKITHPTGSYAIGATNYVAMLRYEDGIDLSLSEYLSLGERALEVNHARIVAVAHLIDPHKTVPQVIADVARRHPSGAQLLAASARDLVRLRRFITKHDIIALPPEANVAVRETPPFARSTVTAQEDSPGPLETVATRGYYFVTPPDPHDPPRIQEAYLETFNDFERPIVGAHEVYPGHFTNFMLDRHLSLTLTEKLVSSNSFSEGWAHYCEQMIVDEGWGNGDPRVRLMQLREALLRNVRYVAGVKLHTQGMTVAQAQRLFEDEGFQDPADARAEAKRGTQDPIYGYYTLGKMEILKLRGDYKKKMGEQFTLAGFHAALLQYGDFPISLVRPLILGANDDGKLL; from the coding sequence GTGTCTGCGGCCCCGGCGCAGGGGAGCGCCGACGACGCTTATTCGGCATTCGCGCAGCAGTATTTTGCCCGGAGCTTCGCGCGCGACCCGATTGACGCGACGTCGACGGGCGTGCATTCCTACGACCGTCTGACGAACGATCTCTCGGCGGCCGCGTTCGCGCGCTATAACGCCGAGGATCATGCAAATCTGCGGACGCTGCTGGGCATCGAGCAGCAGAATCTCTCACCTCGGACACGAATGGACGCGAAAGCCCTCGAGCTGCAGATTCGAGACAATCTTTTGCAGAACGAGACGATGGCGCTCTGGCGACATCGCCCCGACAACTACGTGGGCGAAGCGAGCTACGGCGTCTTCGCCCTCATCAACCGCGATTTTGCACCGTTGACGACGCGGATGCGCGACGTCATCGCACGGGAAAATGCGGTTCCACTCCTCTTCGCACGCGCACGCGCCAACCTTACGACGGTCGACGCGGCCAGCGCACTAATCGGGCGCGACGATGCGCTCGGGCTCGCATCGTTTTTCGGGAGCGACGTGCCGAAGGCGTTCGCGAGTGTGAAGGATGCGCGTCTCCAGCGTGATTTCCAGGCGTCGACCCGGCGTGCAAGTGCGGCAGCCACACATTATGCAGCGTGGCTAGGAACAAAGATCACGCACCCCACGGGCAGCTATGCGATCGGCGCGACCAATTACGTCGCAATGCTGCGTTACGAAGACGGCATCGATCTCTCGCTTTCCGAGTATCTGTCCCTCGGTGAACGCGCGCTGGAGGTGAATCACGCGCGTATCGTCGCGGTCGCGCACCTCATCGATCCGCACAAGACCGTTCCGCAAGTGATCGCGGACGTTGCACGCCGGCATCCGTCCGGTGCCCAGCTCCTTGCGGCGTCCGCGCGTGATCTCGTGCGTCTGCGCCGATTCATCACCAAACACGACATCATCGCGTTGCCGCCCGAGGCGAACGTTGCGGTCCGCGAAACGCCGCCCTTCGCGCGTTCGACCGTGACAGCACAAGAAGACTCACCGGGCCCACTTGAAACCGTAGCGACGCGCGGCTACTACTTCGTCACGCCCCCCGATCCGCATGACCCGCCACGTATTCAAGAGGCATATCTGGAGACGTTCAATGATTTCGAACGCCCGATCGTCGGCGCGCACGAAGTCTACCCCGGGCATTTCACCAACTTCATGCTCGATCGGCATCTGTCGCTTACGCTCACGGAGAAGCTCGTCTCGAGCAACTCCTTTTCGGAAGGCTGGGCGCACTACTGCGAACAGATGATCGTTGACGAGGGTTGGGGGAACGGCGATCCGCGCGTGCGCTTGATGCAACTGCGCGAAGCACTGCTCCGCAACGTGCGTTACGTCGCCGGCGTGAAGCTCCACACCCAAGGGATGACGGTCGCGCAAGCGCAGCGTTTATTCGAAGACGAAGGCTTCCAAGATCCGGCCGATGCGCGCGCCGAAGCCAAGCGCGGAACGCAAGATCCCATTTATGGGTACTACACGCTCGGAAAGATGGAGATTCTGAAGCTGCGCGGCGACTACAAGAAGAAGATGGGCGAGCAGTTTACACTCGCCGGCTTCCATGCTGCCCTCTTGCAGTACGGTGATTTCCCGATATCGCTCGTCCGGCCGCTGATACTGGGCGCCAACGACGACGGTAAGCTGCTTTAG
- a CDS encoding cyclic nucleotide-binding domain-containing protein, whose product MIFTTGFNLLYEWCVRSARRLPLPDYLSILAIVAVVVRFGYVAGVLTGILIGCIIFVVSYSRVRVVKHDLSADVFRSSVLRSLEERDALQAHGKAIRILVLQGFIFFGMADRLYRTIKELLEEPGQHPDFLILDFHGVHGLDSSAATSFSKIQQLATRDQSKLIISAIAPDLEKQWRFGGDGQHGVLEFRDLDAALEYCEGELLRKRVEHLNADTSLEQWLGIELGEIRLAHRLGGFLEKRELSEGDILCEEGTPAQEMFFIEQGRVGVIFGSGEESVRLRSLGERTILGEMGLYRSRVRSASVIAEQSSTVYVLSREAFNRMEKTDPVLAAAFNAAIVRTLADRLEFESAMVASLQR is encoded by the coding sequence TTGATCTTCACGACAGGCTTTAATTTGCTCTACGAGTGGTGCGTGCGTTCGGCACGGCGTTTGCCGTTGCCGGACTATCTCAGCATCCTTGCAATCGTCGCCGTCGTCGTTCGATTCGGCTACGTGGCCGGCGTTCTGACCGGGATTCTGATCGGATGCATCATCTTCGTCGTGAGCTATAGCCGCGTCCGCGTGGTCAAGCACGACCTTTCCGCCGACGTCTTCCGGAGCAGCGTCTTGCGCTCACTCGAAGAACGCGACGCGTTGCAAGCCCACGGGAAAGCCATTCGCATCCTGGTTTTACAAGGATTCATCTTTTTCGGGATGGCCGACCGGCTGTACCGTACGATCAAGGAGCTTTTGGAAGAACCCGGCCAGCATCCGGATTTTCTTATTCTCGATTTTCACGGAGTACACGGTCTGGATTCGTCGGCAGCGACCAGCTTCTCGAAGATTCAGCAACTTGCGACGCGCGATCAGTCAAAGCTCATCATCAGCGCGATTGCGCCGGATCTCGAGAAACAGTGGAGGTTCGGCGGCGACGGTCAACACGGCGTGCTCGAATTTCGCGATCTGGACGCGGCACTCGAGTATTGCGAAGGCGAGCTGCTTCGAAAGCGTGTCGAACACTTGAACGCGGATACGAGCTTGGAGCAGTGGTTGGGGATCGAGCTGGGGGAGATTCGTCTGGCGCACCGCTTGGGAGGCTTTCTCGAGAAGCGCGAGCTGTCCGAAGGCGACATATTGTGTGAAGAGGGTACACCGGCGCAGGAGATGTTCTTCATCGAACAGGGTCGCGTCGGCGTCATTTTCGGTTCCGGCGAAGAGAGTGTCAGGCTACGCAGTCTGGGCGAACGGACGATCCTCGGCGAGATGGGCTTGTATCGCTCGCGCGTGCGCAGCGCGTCGGTGATTGCGGAACAATCATCGACGGTCTACGTGCTGAGCCGCGAGGCTTTTAACCGGATGGAGAAGACGGACCCGGTGCTCGCGGCGGCGTTCAACGCTGCGATCGTTCGAACGCTCGCCGATCGCCTCGAATTCGAGAGCGCGATGGTTGCGTCGCTTCAGCGCTGA
- a CDS encoding SulP family inorganic anion transporter gives MTASLRAGLVGGALATILTVTFALSYAVLIFNGDLAAGLSFGITSSLIAAAVVSVALALFGTMRFQIGTPTGNTVAVVAVGAAAISRTLAGPEHHSAIPTVLVAIAISTIAVGIVVFALGVMRAGRWMRFIPYPVIGVVLGAAGWLFLTGSFRVMGSNERAELIVGLVFSSIVIVATMRVKHALLLPGLLLGGVAAFYVVVVTRGLSLDDLRNAGWFLHVPGSNSARMRKPTSITRCACRALPMSQVACWAGSSVSEP, from the coding sequence GTGACCGCGAGCCTTCGGGCCGGCCTCGTCGGGGGAGCGCTGGCCACGATCCTCACCGTCACGTTCGCGTTGTCGTACGCCGTGCTGATCTTCAACGGCGATTTAGCGGCAGGGCTTAGCTTCGGTATTACGTCGTCACTGATTGCAGCAGCCGTCGTGTCGGTTGCCCTCGCCTTATTCGGGACGATGCGCTTTCAAATCGGAACGCCGACCGGCAATACCGTAGCGGTCGTCGCGGTCGGGGCGGCTGCAATCTCGCGCACGCTGGCAGGCCCGGAGCATCATTCGGCGATTCCGACGGTCTTGGTTGCGATTGCAATCTCGACGATCGCGGTGGGCATCGTCGTATTTGCGCTCGGCGTAATGCGGGCCGGACGATGGATGCGCTTCATCCCCTACCCCGTCATCGGCGTCGTCCTCGGCGCAGCCGGCTGGTTGTTTCTCACCGGCTCGTTCCGCGTCATGGGTTCCAATGAACGCGCAGAGCTGATCGTCGGATTGGTGTTCTCGTCGATCGTGATCGTCGCGACGATGCGCGTGAAGCATGCGCTCTTGTTGCCGGGATTACTGCTCGGCGGCGTCGCCGCGTTCTACGTCGTGGTCGTCACACGTGGGTTATCTCTTGACGACTTGCGCAATGCCGGCTGGTTTCTGCACGTGCCGGGGTCGAACTCGGCTCGAATGAGGAAGCCGACCTCGATCACGAGATGCGCGTGCAGGGCATTGCCAATGTCGCAAGTGGCTTGCTGGGCGGGCTCGTCGGTCTCGGAGCCCTGA
- the rplK gene encoding 50S ribosomal protein L11, translated as MAKKVAGKINLALEAGKATPAPPVGPALGPYSLNIMDFCKQYNERTQSQAGMIIPVEITVYEDRTFSFITKTPPASFLIKRALGIESGSKEPNRQKVGKLTQAQLREIAQTKMPDLNANDIDAAMKIIAGTARNMGVEVSS; from the coding sequence ATGGCAAAGAAAGTTGCCGGCAAGATCAACCTTGCGTTGGAAGCCGGAAAAGCGACGCCTGCGCCGCCCGTCGGACCTGCGCTCGGGCCGTATTCGCTCAACATCATGGACTTCTGCAAGCAGTACAACGAACGTACGCAGAGTCAAGCTGGAATGATCATTCCGGTCGAAATTACCGTTTATGAAGATCGCACGTTTTCGTTCATCACAAAGACGCCGCCGGCGTCGTTCCTGATCAAGCGCGCACTCGGCATCGAGTCGGGTTCGAAAGAACCAAACCGGCAAAAAGTCGGCAAGCTCACGCAAGCGCAGCTGCGCGAGATCGCGCAAACGAAGATGCCCGATCTGAACGCTAACGACATCGACGCAGCGATGAAGATCATCGCCGGAACCGCGCGCAATATGGGCGTTGAGGTGAGCAGCTAA
- a CDS encoding Ldh family oxidoreductase has protein sequence MSMTAADTVRRSQETLLAFGVALAEAQGMNGADAHTLVEIMVRCDARGISSHGLYRLPSYLRRMAAGGIDPKARPEVIRESSATAVVDARHASGYVASRFAMDKALALAEQFGIGAVGVRNSNHFGAAGAYVLQAAERGMIGIATTNAPACMAPWGGITQMLGNNPIAFAAPRANGNPFVLDFALSQVAKGWVRLAYAAKRAIPSGWAMDAQGRPTTDSAEAMRGLLVPIGMYKGTGLSIAMDLLAGLLVGSKASGDLAHQESLDSPGLVGHFFLALQIERFIELDDFQAKVASLLDRIEGSAHAIGVDRILVPGKIEADKERAAARDGVSIATETWNELLKDAQRLGLAAPS, from the coding sequence ATGAGCATGACCGCCGCCGATACCGTCCGCCGGTCCCAAGAGACTCTGCTCGCTTTTGGTGTCGCCCTGGCCGAGGCGCAAGGGATGAACGGCGCCGATGCCCACACCCTCGTGGAAATCATGGTCCGCTGCGACGCGCGCGGGATCAGCTCGCACGGCCTCTACCGGCTGCCGAGCTACTTGCGCCGGATGGCGGCGGGCGGCATCGACCCAAAAGCCCGGCCGGAAGTCATCCGCGAATCCTCTGCAACCGCCGTCGTCGACGCCCGCCACGCCTCCGGTTACGTCGCGAGCCGCTTTGCGATGGACAAGGCGCTCGCGCTCGCGGAACAGTTCGGAATCGGCGCCGTAGGGGTGCGTAATTCGAATCATTTCGGTGCTGCCGGCGCGTACGTGCTGCAAGCCGCCGAGCGTGGCATGATCGGAATCGCCACCACCAATGCACCCGCGTGCATGGCGCCGTGGGGAGGCATCACGCAGATGCTCGGTAACAATCCGATCGCATTTGCCGCGCCGCGCGCGAACGGCAATCCCTTCGTGCTCGACTTCGCGCTTTCGCAAGTTGCAAAAGGATGGGTCCGTCTCGCGTATGCCGCCAAACGCGCCATTCCAAGCGGCTGGGCCATGGACGCGCAGGGCCGCCCTACGACGGATTCCGCGGAAGCAATGCGCGGATTGCTCGTCCCGATCGGTATGTACAAGGGCACCGGTCTTTCGATTGCGATGGATTTGCTTGCCGGACTCCTGGTCGGATCAAAAGCGTCAGGAGATCTCGCGCATCAGGAAAGCTTGGACTCTCCCGGCCTGGTCGGACATTTTTTCCTTGCGTTGCAAATCGAGCGCTTCATTGAGCTGGACGACTTTCAAGCCAAGGTCGCGTCCCTGCTCGATCGCATCGAAGGGTCAGCCCACGCAATCGGCGTCGATCGCATTCTGGTCCCCGGCAAGATCGAAGCGGACAAAGAACGCGCCGCCGCACGCGACGGCGTGAGCATCGCGACCGAGACCTGGAACGAGTTGCTCAAGGACGCGCAGCGTCTTGGTCTAGCGGCGCCTAGCTAA
- a CDS encoding ATP-binding protein: MRVIFPSTPRYATKARRAVVAYLTSLGVAESDLVDLEQAAGEAIANAVEHGFREGSYFEIRAAVQEGILRIEVEDDGPGFEPQNMSDPRSVRGFGITVMRMLVGRITFLKRGRLIRLERRLDELSPRVQDRSCS; the protein is encoded by the coding sequence TTGCGCGTTATTTTTCCGTCGACTCCTCGGTACGCGACCAAAGCCCGGCGAGCAGTCGTCGCGTATCTCACCAGCCTCGGTGTCGCTGAAAGCGATCTCGTCGACCTCGAACAAGCCGCCGGTGAAGCAATCGCCAACGCTGTCGAGCATGGCTTCCGCGAGGGTTCGTACTTCGAGATTCGTGCAGCAGTCCAAGAGGGTATTTTGCGCATTGAAGTCGAGGACGACGGCCCGGGTTTCGAGCCGCAAAATATGAGTGACCCGCGCAGCGTGCGAGGTTTTGGCATTACGGTCATGCGCATGCTGGTAGGTCGCATTACGTTCCTCAAGCGCGGACGGCTCATTCGCCTCGAGCGGCGTCTCGATGAGCTCTCCCCGCGCGTGCAAGATCGTAGCTGCAGCTAG
- a CDS encoding NHL repeat-containing protein: MALLPTRLLVTFAFAVFAVTALCSCGGGSSLPYRALTTATNNVTGPVLPGGDSLKLAPLGGYSGLITFSQSNAPADTQATLTSILGQPAGGPQPQTLRRIKSGAAPNISFSVELSLNNTVTFTALPSFVLSLPSSVSTSGQTFYIAVFDGPTSSASELATLGPASVSGSTLTFTGPAQPTTLNANTTYLFELYETSSTQAAAGTIYVVNAGSQVEAFAAGSSSGATALTTFTSSVLAHPSGMAVDATGRVYVAQSPNIYSYTYASYDGQTTVTPTTTLTTVTGPWGLVIDASGDLVATDSSNNAVDFFSPGANGAASALKSVSGNSTQLSTPYQAGFDGSGNLYVLNAGNSSITVYAASALAGSGTLNVAPIAVITSTPSAIDHPVAFAVDSTGRIYVGNSANTTISVFSYGNGFQSPLATLTGGSGGTLQFGCICESTLAVDASNNFYIAGETDPDVLILNPVMSSAATPTATITSSTLTNVQAVSVVP; the protein is encoded by the coding sequence ATGGCACTGCTGCCCACACGTTTGCTCGTTACTTTTGCGTTTGCCGTTTTCGCGGTCACTGCTCTGTGCAGCTGCGGCGGTGGCTCCAGTTTGCCGTATCGCGCTCTCACTACCGCGACGAACAACGTAACCGGACCCGTGCTCCCGGGCGGGGACTCTCTCAAACTCGCCCCGCTCGGCGGGTATAGCGGTCTGATTACGTTCTCGCAGAGCAATGCGCCGGCCGACACGCAAGCGACGTTGACCTCGATCCTTGGGCAGCCGGCGGGTGGTCCGCAACCACAGACGTTGCGGAGAATCAAGTCCGGTGCAGCCCCCAATATCTCGTTTTCCGTTGAGCTTTCTCTGAACAACACCGTCACATTCACCGCGCTGCCTTCATTCGTGCTATCGCTGCCCAGCTCGGTCTCGACGAGTGGTCAAACATTTTACATCGCAGTCTTCGATGGCCCGACCTCATCGGCGAGCGAACTTGCGACGCTCGGACCGGCGTCGGTCAGCGGATCGACATTGACGTTCACCGGTCCGGCGCAACCGACGACTCTTAACGCGAACACGACCTACTTGTTCGAGCTCTACGAAACGAGCAGCACTCAAGCCGCAGCGGGGACGATCTACGTCGTCAACGCCGGCAGTCAGGTCGAAGCATTTGCCGCCGGATCAAGTAGCGGAGCTACCGCGCTGACGACGTTCACATCGAGTGTGCTCGCACATCCGAGCGGGATGGCCGTCGATGCCACCGGTCGTGTCTACGTTGCGCAGTCGCCGAACATCTACTCTTACACGTACGCGTCGTACGACGGGCAAACTACCGTCACGCCTACGACGACGCTAACGACCGTCACAGGACCATGGGGACTCGTCATCGATGCCTCGGGCGATCTGGTCGCGACCGACTCCTCGAACAACGCCGTCGACTTCTTCAGCCCTGGTGCAAACGGCGCCGCATCCGCGCTCAAATCCGTCTCCGGAAACAGCACGCAGCTGAGCACACCCTATCAGGCCGGATTCGACGGCAGCGGAAACCTCTACGTTCTCAATGCCGGCAATTCGAGCATTACCGTGTACGCGGCGAGCGCGCTTGCGGGGAGCGGGACGCTCAACGTCGCACCCATTGCGGTTATCACCAGCACGCCTTCGGCGATCGATCATCCCGTCGCGTTTGCAGTCGATTCGACGGGCCGCATTTACGTTGGAAACTCGGCAAATACGACGATCAGCGTCTTTAGCTACGGAAATGGCTTCCAAAGCCCACTCGCGACGCTGACCGGCGGTTCCGGTGGAACGCTGCAGTTTGGCTGCATTTGCGAATCAACGCTTGCCGTCGACGCATCGAACAACTTCTACATTGCGGGCGAGACCGATCCGGACGTGCTCATTCTCAACCCGGTGATGTCGTCGGCGGCGACGCCGACAGCGACGATTACATCGTCGACGCTCACGAACGTACAAGCCGTCAGCGTCGTCCCCTAG
- the nusG gene encoding transcription termination/antitermination protein NusG, with the protein MIHTYSGYENKVKANLERRIHSMNMQDKIFRVLVPMEDEVEFKDGKRKITPKKVFPGYVLVEMDMDDSSWYVVRNTSGVTGFVGSPGSGEKPVPLQDKEVKTILKQMGIETPKLKIDFAKGDRVKVTSGPFFDFTGIVDEIQPEKEKVRALISIFGRETPVELEFYQIEKV; encoded by the coding sequence GTGATTCACACGTACTCGGGTTACGAGAACAAGGTCAAGGCCAATCTCGAGCGCCGCATTCACTCGATGAACATGCAAGACAAGATCTTTCGCGTGCTCGTCCCGATGGAAGACGAAGTCGAGTTCAAAGACGGCAAGCGCAAGATCACGCCCAAGAAAGTGTTCCCGGGTTATGTCTTGGTCGAGATGGACATGGACGATTCGTCCTGGTACGTCGTGCGTAACACCTCGGGCGTGACGGGATTCGTCGGCTCGCCGGGCTCCGGTGAGAAACCGGTCCCGCTGCAAGATAAAGAAGTCAAGACGATTCTCAAGCAGATGGGCATCGAGACGCCCAAGCTCAAGATCGACTTCGCAAAGGGCGACCGCGTCAAGGTCACGTCCGGACCGTTCTTCGATTTCACTGGAATCGTGGACGAGATCCAACCCGAAAAAGAGAAAGTGCGTGCGCTTATCTCGATCTTCGGACGCGAAACGCCCGTCGAGCTCGAGTTCTATCAGATCGAAAAGGTCTAA
- the rocD gene encoding ornithine--oxo-acid transaminase, whose product MANQASDQPAADGLVKIEDEFGAHNYDPLDIVLTSGEGIWVTDVGGATYIDALSAYSSLNLGHRHPRIIAALQAQAERLTITSRAFRNDQLPLFCEELAELCGLDVVLPMNTGTEAVETAIKAARRWGVRAKKIKEPKIVVCENNFHGRSTTIIGFSSDESYRRDFGPFTPGFVSVPYDDIAALEKALTDDVCAFLVEPIQAEAGIIVPKTGYMREAAELCKQRGVLFVADEIQTGLARTGKLFALDYDEVKPDLLILGKALGGGVYPVSAVVGRREVMDVFDPGSHGSTWGGNPLACAVAREAIRVMNDENLAQAATERGDQLTYELADMRSRNMVEIRGQGLLLGIELKVPARKYCEALAKAGVLTKETHSHVIRICPPLIISEEDVEELAERIAEGFEAVEKA is encoded by the coding sequence ATGGCAAACCAAGCTTCTGACCAACCCGCTGCCGACGGCCTCGTTAAGATCGAGGATGAGTTCGGCGCACACAACTACGACCCGCTCGACATCGTCCTCACTTCGGGCGAGGGTATCTGGGTCACCGACGTCGGTGGTGCGACTTATATCGACGCGCTCAGCGCCTACTCGTCGCTGAACCTGGGCCACCGACACCCGCGGATCATTGCTGCACTCCAGGCACAAGCCGAGCGCTTGACGATCACTTCGCGCGCGTTTAGGAACGACCAGCTGCCGCTTTTCTGCGAGGAGCTGGCGGAGTTATGCGGTCTGGACGTCGTGCTCCCGATGAACACCGGAACCGAAGCCGTCGAAACGGCAATCAAGGCGGCGCGGCGCTGGGGCGTGCGCGCCAAGAAGATCAAGGAGCCCAAGATCGTCGTCTGTGAGAATAACTTTCACGGACGCTCGACCACGATCATCGGCTTTTCCAGCGACGAATCGTACCGGCGCGATTTTGGTCCCTTCACTCCGGGGTTCGTTAGCGTTCCGTACGACGACATCGCCGCGCTGGAGAAAGCGCTGACCGATGACGTTTGCGCGTTTCTCGTCGAACCGATTCAAGCCGAAGCCGGCATCATCGTTCCAAAGACCGGTTACATGCGAGAGGCCGCGGAGCTCTGCAAACAGCGCGGTGTGCTGTTCGTTGCCGATGAGATTCAAACCGGACTCGCACGTACGGGCAAACTTTTCGCACTCGACTACGATGAGGTCAAGCCGGATCTCCTCATTCTCGGCAAAGCGCTGGGCGGCGGCGTGTATCCCGTCTCCGCGGTCGTCGGCCGTCGCGAAGTAATGGATGTCTTTGATCCGGGAAGTCACGGCAGCACCTGGGGCGGGAATCCGCTGGCGTGCGCGGTTGCACGCGAAGCGATCCGCGTCATGAACGATGAGAATCTCGCGCAAGCGGCGACGGAACGCGGCGATCAGCTCACGTACGAGCTGGCCGACATGCGCTCGCGCAACATGGTTGAGATTCGCGGTCAAGGGCTTCTGCTGGGCATCGAGCTGAAGGTTCCCGCCCGCAAGTACTGTGAAGCGCTTGCGAAGGCCGGCGTGCTGACGAAAGAAACGCACTCGCACGTCATCCGCATTTGCCCCCCTCTCATCATCAGCGAAGAAGACGTCGAGGAGCTGGCCGAGCGCATCGCCGAGGGTTTTGAGGCCGTCGAAAAAGCCTAA